The following are encoded together in the Pempheris klunzingeri isolate RE-2024b chromosome 24, fPemKlu1.hap1, whole genome shotgun sequence genome:
- the cnot9 gene encoding CCR4-NOT transcription complex subunit 9: MLATGAAVTTALAQVDREKIYQWINELSSPETRENALLELSKKRESVPDLAPMLWHSCGTIAALLQEIVNIYPSINPPTLTAHQSNRVCNALALLQCVASHPETRSAFLAAHIPLFLYPFLHTVSKTRPFEYLRLTSLGVIGALVKTDEQEVINFLLTTEIIPLCLRIMESGSELSKTVATFILQKILLDDTGLAYICQTYERFSHVAMILGKMVLQLSKEPSARLLKHVVRCYLRLSDNSRAREALRQCLPDQLKDTTFAQVLKDDTTTKRWLAQLVKNLQESQVTDPRGIPLPPQ, encoded by the exons ATGCTGGCTACAGGAGCA GCTGTAACCACAGCCCTGGCACAGGTTGACAGAGAGAAGATCTACCAGTGGATCAATGAGCTGTCCAGTCCGGAGACCAGGGAGAATGCCTTGCTGGAGCTCAGCAAGAAGAGGGAGTCCGTGCCTGACCTGGCTCCCATGTTGTGGCACTCGTGTGGCACCATAGCCGCCCTGCTGCAG GAAATTGTCAACATCTACCCATCAATCAACCCCCCCACACTGACAGCTCACCAGTCCAACAGAGTATGCAATGCCCTTGCACTCCTCCAGTGTGTGGCCTCCCATCCAGAGACAAG GTCAGCCTTCCTGGCTGCACACATCCCACTGTTCCTCTACCCGTTCCTACATACAGTGAGCAAAACACGGCCGTTTGAGTACCTCCGCCTCACCAGCTTAGGAGTCATAG GTGCTTTGGTGAAAACAGATGAGCAGGAAGTGATCAACTTCCTTCTGACCACAGAGATCATTCCCCTGTGCCTTCGCATCATGGAGTCTGGCAGCGAGCTCTCTAAAACG GTTGCGACCTTCATACTGCAGAAGATTCTGCTGGATGACACGGGGCTGGCATACATCTGTCAGACATATGAGCGTTTCTCCCACGTTGCCATGATCCTT gGCAAAATGGTCCTCCAGCTGTCCAAAGAGCCGTCAGCCCGCCTCCTGAAGCATGTGGTGCGCTGTTACTTGCGCCTGTCTGACAACTCCAG AGCCAGAGAAGCTCTGCGGCAGTGCCTCCCCGACCAGCTCAAAGACACCACCTTCGCCCAGGTCCTGAAGGATGACACCACCACCAAGCGCTGGCTGGCCCAGCTGGTGAAGAACTTGCAGGAGAGTCAGGTCACCGACCCCCGGGGCATCCCTCTCCCCCCACAGTGA